A region of Actinomycetota bacterium DNA encodes the following proteins:
- a CDS encoding lysylphosphatidylglycerol synthase transmembrane domain-containing protein — MSSRPSGKTVRTALTAVIGLVIVIAVFAFLFPQMGDYRAALTQIADMAPIWIAALAVASAINIGIYPFTTSAAMPEVGYRTSFINRQAGFSISNILPGGGALAAATQYAILARYGVEAARAAAAVTADAIWTYLLILGAPAVAVTLLVADGHSATAYVTIAGLGLGAVVMSILGIVAVLRSETTARRVGEFLQSPANKLYSLIRKTPPDLSEALANFNKHASVMVSTRWKQLTLTNVAAQMAPILVLVVGLAALGVFPDPVNAIEVFAAFSISLILTSIPLTPGGLGTVDAALVALLVAFGCPAADAIAADLIWRLAWFVPQLLVGLTALGIYAWDRRRQPLTSED, encoded by the coding sequence ATGAGTTCCAGACCGTCTGGCAAAACGGTGCGCACAGCGCTCACTGCTGTGATCGGGCTCGTCATCGTGATCGCGGTATTTGCGTTCCTGTTCCCGCAAATGGGTGACTACCGAGCCGCGCTCACCCAAATTGCCGACATGGCGCCCATTTGGATTGCCGCACTTGCAGTTGCCAGTGCCATCAACATCGGGATCTATCCATTCACCACTTCCGCGGCGATGCCTGAGGTCGGCTACCGGACCAGCTTCATCAATCGCCAGGCGGGATTTTCGATCAGCAACATCCTGCCCGGCGGCGGCGCCCTCGCCGCAGCAACTCAATACGCAATCCTGGCGCGCTACGGGGTTGAAGCTGCTCGCGCCGCAGCAGCAGTCACAGCCGATGCCATCTGGACCTATTTGCTGATTCTCGGCGCACCGGCCGTTGCCGTGACCCTGCTCGTGGCCGATGGCCACTCCGCTACCGCCTACGTCACCATCGCCGGCCTCGGACTTGGCGCTGTCGTGATGTCGATTCTCGGGATCGTTGCCGTACTTCGATCAGAGACCACCGCAAGAAGAGTTGGCGAGTTCTTGCAATCACCGGCTAACAAGCTCTATAGCTTGATTCGCAAGACTCCTCCTGACCTCTCCGAGGCACTTGCCAACTTCAACAAGCATGCGTCAGTGATGGTGAGCACCCGATGGAAGCAATTGACGCTCACAAACGTAGCCGCTCAGATGGCTCCGATCCTGGTGCTCGTCGTTGGACTTGCGGCTCTCGGCGTATTTCCCGATCCGGTGAACGCGATCGAAGTCTTCGCGGCATTCTCGATCTCGCTGATTCTCACGAGTATTCCGCTCACGCCCGGCGGACTTGGCACTGTCGACGCAGCGCTGGTCGCCTTGCTGGTGGCATTTGGCTGTCCGGCGGCCGACGCCATCGCGGCCGATCTGATCTGGCGGCTGGCTTGGTTCGTTCCGCAATTGCTCGTCGGTCTGACTGCCCTGGGTATCTACGCTTGGGATAGACGACGTCAGCCCCTGACGAGTGAGGATTGA
- a CDS encoding DsbA family oxidoreductase yields the protein MQIEVWSDLVCPWCFIGKRQLEIALENFEHKDEVTIWHRAYQLNPQASKTTQRTTELLAAKYGVSVAEATEMQRGITETAASVGLSYQLDRTLTGNTLDGHRLVLWAQDQDLASGTLLLNTLFSAYFEQGASIFGVEELTAFAVAAGFESAATNTLLLGDDYADFVYRDQAIARTLGCTGVPFFVLDERFGVTGAQSSELFESALAQAREADSVAQ from the coding sequence ATGCAGATCGAAGTCTGGTCAGATCTCGTGTGTCCGTGGTGCTTCATTGGCAAGCGCCAGCTCGAAATTGCCCTCGAAAACTTCGAGCACAAGGACGAGGTCACCATCTGGCATCGCGCGTATCAACTCAATCCGCAAGCAAGCAAAACGACGCAGCGCACGACCGAACTGCTCGCCGCGAAGTACGGCGTCAGCGTTGCCGAGGCAACTGAGATGCAGCGCGGCATCACTGAGACAGCAGCAAGCGTCGGCTTGAGCTATCAACTGGATCGCACACTCACTGGCAATACTCTCGATGGTCATCGGCTTGTGCTCTGGGCGCAAGATCAGGATCTGGCATCGGGCACGCTCTTGCTCAACACCCTGTTCAGCGCCTATTTCGAGCAAGGGGCCTCGATTTTCGGAGTCGAAGAGCTCACGGCGTTCGCGGTCGCAGCCGGCTTCGAAAGTGCAGCGACCAATACTCTGCTCTTGGGCGACGACTACGCCGACTTCGTCTATCGCGATCAAGCAATCGCCAGAACTTTGGGCTGCACGGGCGTGCCGTTCTTTGTTCTCGATGAACGTTTTGGCGTTACTGGCGCACAATCCAGCGAGCTTTTTGAATCTGCACTGGCTCAGGCCCGGGAAGCAGACTCGGTCGCCCAATGA
- a CDS encoding histidine phosphatase family protein: MSGGQIFLVRHGETEWSNSGRHTGRTEIPLTEHGERDARAVAALIPPHPDLVLCSPLQRAQHTATLAGLKVTRTDPDLLEWDYGAWEGLTTAEIRTQLNEPTWTIWSDPIPAGATPGEQLADIHARTARVISQCLPIVEQGGVCVLVAHGHLLRILTSTWLALEPIDGRLFALDPATLSILGFEHEQHVIRTWNASSQQPQ; encoded by the coding sequence ATGAGTGGTGGACAGATCTTCCTCGTTCGTCACGGAGAGACCGAATGGAGCAATTCTGGAAGGCACACTGGCCGCACCGAAATACCGTTGACCGAGCATGGCGAAAGAGATGCCCGCGCAGTTGCAGCATTGATCCCGCCGCATCCTGATCTCGTCTTGTGCAGCCCACTGCAACGGGCGCAGCACACGGCCACTCTCGCCGGGCTCAAAGTCACGCGCACAGATCCAGATCTCCTCGAATGGGATTATGGCGCTTGGGAGGGCCTGACCACCGCAGAGATCCGCACACAACTGAACGAACCCACGTGGACGATTTGGTCTGATCCGATCCCGGCTGGCGCCACCCCCGGTGAGCAGTTGGCTGATATTCATGCGCGAACCGCGCGGGTGATCTCGCAATGCTTGCCCATTGTCGAGCAAGGCGGTGTGTGCGTGCTCGTGGCTCACGGTCACCTCCTGCGAATTCTCACTTCTACTTGGCTGGCACTGGAGCCCATTGATGGCCGATTGTTTGCACTGGATCCCGCAACCTTGTCGATTCTCGGATTCGAGCATGAGCAGCACGTGATCCGAACCTGGAACGCAAGCAGCCAGCAACCTCAGTAG
- a CDS encoding thiamine ABC transporter substrate-binding protein, translated as MRFHASKLTIGLVVSSGILLSACSSNTESSGPTTVRLLAHDSFVVSQSLVDQFKKDTGITIEVTTGGDAGSMVAGAVLASGSPSADVMFGIDNTLLSKAVDADVFSSYTAADVNSIVPSLREDTAGGLVTPIDYGDVCINIDDVWFAKHHLAAPTNIDQLTSKQYKDLLVVEDPASSSPGLAFLLATIAKYGDGWTKYWEELNANGVKVSGSWTDAYESVFSASKGDRPMVVSYATSPPAEIVYSEAPKPSKPSTSVLTEGCYRQVEFAGVLRGTQNEAAAQKVVDWLLSAPVQADVPLSMFVFPARSGVPLPKVFTKFAAQVPKPMQLPASDVNSHLNEWLKTWGQVMGR; from the coding sequence ATGCGTTTCCATGCATCAAAATTGACCATCGGGCTCGTCGTGAGCAGTGGGATTCTGCTCAGCGCCTGCAGCAGCAATACCGAGTCCTCCGGACCGACAACCGTACGACTACTCGCACACGATTCCTTTGTCGTAAGCCAGTCGCTCGTCGATCAGTTCAAGAAAGACACCGGAATCACGATTGAAGTGACGACTGGAGGCGATGCGGGTTCGATGGTTGCCGGAGCCGTGCTCGCTTCGGGCTCGCCGAGCGCCGACGTCATGTTCGGCATCGACAACACATTGCTTTCCAAGGCTGTGGATGCCGACGTCTTCAGCTCCTACACCGCCGCTGACGTCAACTCGATCGTGCCGAGTCTTCGCGAGGACACCGCGGGTGGATTAGTGACGCCGATCGACTATGGCGATGTGTGCATCAACATTGACGATGTCTGGTTCGCCAAGCATCACTTGGCAGCGCCGACCAACATCGATCAACTCACGAGCAAGCAGTACAAGGACTTACTCGTGGTTGAGGATCCGGCGAGTTCTTCCCCTGGTCTGGCCTTTCTTCTGGCAACGATCGCCAAATACGGAGACGGCTGGACGAAGTACTGGGAGGAGTTGAACGCGAACGGAGTCAAAGTCTCTGGAAGTTGGACTGACGCATACGAAAGTGTCTTCAGCGCAAGCAAGGGCGACCGTCCCATGGTTGTCTCGTACGCAACAAGCCCGCCAGCCGAGATCGTCTACTCCGAGGCACCGAAGCCAAGCAAGCCCTCGACCTCAGTTCTGACAGAAGGCTGTTACCGGCAAGTTGAGTTTGCAGGTGTACTCCGCGGGACTCAGAATGAAGCAGCGGCGCAGAAGGTTGTCGATTGGCTGCTTTCGGCGCCTGTGCAAGCCGATGTTCCGCTCTCGATGTTCGTCTTTCCAGCTCGCTCCGGTGTGCCGCTGCCCAAGGTATTCACCAAGTTCGCGGCGCAGGTGCCCAAGCCAATGCAGCTTCCAGCCTCAGATGTGAACTCTCATCTGAATGAGTGGCTCAAGACTTGGGGTCAGGTGATGGGCCGCTGA